A DNA window from Amycolatopsis sp. DSM 110486 contains the following coding sequences:
- a CDS encoding glycosyltransferase: MHIVQLANFYGPRSGGLRTALHHLGAGYVASGHRVTLVVPGTRYAVETLPTGVRRYSLPAPRIPGTGGYRAVDPHRVRSVLRRLAPDRLEVSDRLTLRGMGTWARRNGVPSTVISHERLDRLLEQFLLPRPVARGVADVANRRMAASYDTVVCTTAFARAEFDRISAPNVRRVPLGVDLATFAPSMRSDSWRHSLAGGADALLVHCGRLSPEKHVERSVDTVAELTESGARVRLVIAGDGPRRRALERRARGLPVTFLGFLSGRDEVARLLATADVSLAPGPHETFGLAALEALASGTPVVVSASSALREIVRPGCGAAVDDHAPAFATAVTGLLDSPEDLRRAAARARAEEFAWPESVRGMLAALG; encoded by the coding sequence ATGCACATCGTCCAGCTGGCAAACTTCTACGGGCCGCGCTCGGGAGGGCTGCGGACCGCCCTGCACCACCTCGGGGCGGGCTACGTCGCCAGCGGGCACCGCGTGACCCTCGTCGTGCCGGGCACCCGGTATGCCGTGGAGACGCTGCCCACGGGCGTGCGGCGGTACTCGCTGCCGGCGCCTCGGATCCCCGGCACGGGCGGTTACCGGGCGGTCGACCCGCATCGCGTGCGGTCTGTGCTGCGGCGGCTTGCGCCGGATCGTCTGGAGGTCTCGGACCGGCTGACGCTGCGCGGGATGGGCACGTGGGCCCGCCGCAATGGTGTTCCCAGCACGGTGATTTCCCACGAGCGTCTCGATCGTCTGCTGGAGCAGTTTCTTCTGCCGCGGCCGGTTGCGCGCGGTGTCGCCGACGTCGCCAACCGCCGGATGGCCGCCAGCTACGACACGGTCGTGTGCACCACCGCCTTCGCCCGCGCCGAGTTCGACCGGATCTCCGCGCCCAACGTCCGCCGGGTCCCCCTGGGTGTCGACTTGGCGACCTTCGCGCCCTCGATGCGCTCGGACTCGTGGCGGCATTCGCTGGCCGGTGGCGCGGACGCCCTGCTGGTCCACTGTGGACGCCTGTCTCCCGAGAAACACGTGGAGCGCAGCGTCGACACGGTCGCCGAGCTGACGGAGTCCGGCGCCCGCGTGCGCCTGGTGATCGCCGGCGACGGGCCTCGAAGACGCGCGCTGGAACGCCGCGCCCGCGGCCTCCCCGTGACGTTCCTGGGATTCCTCTCCGGCCGCGACGAGGTCGCTCGCTTACTGGCCACCGCCGACGTCTCGCTCGCCCCGGGCCCGCACGAGACGTTCGGGCTGGCCGCCCTCGAAGCCCTCGCCTCCGGCACCCCCGTGGTGGTCTCCGCGTCGTCCGCCCTGCGCGAAATCGTCCGCCCCGGCTGCGGCGCCGCCGTCGACGACCACGCCCCCGCCTTCGCCACCGCGGTCACCGGGCTCCTGGACAGCCCCGAAGACCTCCGCCGCGCCGCCGCCCGCGCCCGCGCCGAGGAATTCGCCTGGCCCGAGTCGGTGCGGGGGATGCTCGCTGCCCTCGGCTGA
- a CDS encoding demethylmenaquinone methyltransferase has product MPRASLDKDPHEVAAMFDGVASGYDRANSFMTFGFDRRWRTTTARVLDAKPGEKVLDLAAGTGVSTVEYARGGAWCVAADFSVGMLRAGLHRKVPMVAADALHLPFKTHTFDAVTISLALRNFVDTKAALTEILRVVKPGGRLVICEVSTPTFAPIRFFYRRFILKLLTWVGSRSSTNPEAYAYLAESMLAWPDQRALGEIIASAGWTEVEWLNLTFGVVAIHRAKKPSVDS; this is encoded by the coding sequence ATGCCCCGCGCCAGTCTGGACAAGGATCCGCACGAAGTCGCCGCGATGTTCGACGGCGTGGCGTCCGGTTATGACCGGGCGAACTCGTTCATGACGTTCGGGTTCGACCGGCGGTGGAGGACCACCACGGCGCGGGTGCTGGACGCCAAGCCGGGTGAGAAGGTGCTCGACCTGGCGGCCGGGACGGGCGTGTCGACGGTCGAGTACGCGCGTGGCGGGGCGTGGTGCGTGGCGGCCGACTTCTCGGTCGGCATGTTGCGCGCGGGGCTGCACCGGAAGGTGCCGATGGTCGCGGCGGATGCGTTGCACCTGCCGTTCAAAACCCACACCTTCGACGCCGTCACGATCTCGCTCGCGCTGAGGAACTTCGTCGACACCAAGGCCGCGCTCACCGAAATACTCCGCGTGGTCAAGCCGGGGGGCCGGCTGGTCATCTGTGAGGTGTCGACGCCCACGTTCGCGCCCATCCGGTTCTTCTACCGGCGCTTCATCCTGAAGCTGCTCACGTGGGTCGGCAGCCGCTCGTCGACGAACCCCGAGGCCTACGCCTACCTGGCCGAATCGATGCTCGCGTGGCCCGACCAGCGGGCGCTCGGCGAGATCATCGCGAGCGCCGGGTGGACGGAAGTGGAGTGGCTGAACCTCACATTCGGCGTCGTCGCCATTCACCGCGCGAAGAAGCCCTCCGTAGACTCGTGA
- a CDS encoding geranylgeranyl reductase family protein, with translation MTISRRSPDHDAEVIVVGAGPAGSTAATYLARAGVDVLLLEKTEFPREKVCGDGLTPRGVKQLIDLGIDTSEENGWVHNRGLRILTGDLTLELDWPDLTSYPPYGVARTRQDFDDLLAKTAVKAGARLYERTTVTNAITSSSGRVVGVEAKVGPEKTPVSYRAPLVLACDGVSARLALSVGIEKNEKRPMGVAVRRYYKSPRHDDPFIEGHLELWDRSDPRNPKLLPGYGWAFPLGDGTVNVGLGMLSTSASFRNTDYRALLRQWLDGTPEEWGYREENAIGKVGGAGLPMGFNRTPHYRDGLLLLGDAGGMVSPFNGEGISAAMESAQLASEVVVQALARREGPSRERALQGYPRAVGELMGGYYRLGNVFAKLIGNPKVMHVCTKYGLRINKILPLVYKGLSGCYDAKGGDGVDRLIAALARATPSPR, from the coding sequence ATGACGATCTCCCGCCGCAGCCCGGACCACGACGCCGAAGTGATCGTGGTCGGCGCCGGACCGGCCGGTTCCACCGCGGCCACGTACCTCGCGCGCGCGGGGGTCGACGTGCTGCTGCTGGAGAAGACCGAGTTCCCGCGGGAGAAGGTCTGCGGCGACGGCCTCACGCCCCGCGGCGTGAAGCAGCTGATCGACCTCGGCATCGACACGAGCGAAGAGAACGGCTGGGTCCACAACCGCGGCCTGCGCATCCTCACCGGCGACCTCACGCTCGAGCTCGACTGGCCCGACCTCACCAGCTACCCGCCCTACGGCGTCGCCCGCACGCGCCAGGACTTCGACGACCTGCTGGCCAAGACCGCGGTCAAGGCCGGCGCGCGCCTGTACGAGCGCACCACCGTCACCAACGCCATCACCAGCTCGTCCGGCCGCGTGGTCGGCGTCGAGGCGAAGGTCGGCCCCGAGAAGACGCCGGTGAGCTACCGCGCGCCGCTCGTGCTGGCGTGCGACGGGGTGTCCGCGCGGCTCGCGCTGAGCGTCGGCATCGAGAAGAACGAGAAGCGCCCCATGGGCGTCGCCGTGCGCCGGTACTACAAGAGCCCGCGCCACGACGACCCGTTCATCGAGGGCCACCTCGAGCTGTGGGACCGCTCGGACCCGCGCAACCCGAAGCTCCTGCCGGGCTACGGCTGGGCGTTCCCGCTCGGCGACGGCACGGTGAACGTCGGGCTCGGCATGCTCTCGACGTCCGCGTCCTTCCGCAACACCGACTACCGCGCGCTCCTGCGCCAGTGGCTCGACGGCACGCCCGAGGAATGGGGCTACCGCGAGGAGAACGCCATCGGCAAGGTCGGCGGCGCCGGCCTCCCCATGGGCTTCAACCGCACCCCGCACTACCGCGACGGCCTGCTGCTGCTCGGCGACGCCGGCGGCATGGTGAGCCCGTTCAACGGCGAAGGCATCTCCGCCGCGATGGAGTCGGCGCAGCTCGCGTCGGAGGTCGTCGTGCAGGCGCTCGCCCGCCGCGAAGGCCCTTCGCGCGAGCGCGCGCTGCAGGGTTACCCGCGCGCCGTCGGCGAGCTGATGGGCGGCTACTACCGGCTCGGCAACGTCTTCGCGAAGCTCATCGGCAACCCGAAGGTCATGCACGTGTGCACCAAGTACGGCTTGCGGATCAACAAGATCCTTCCGTTGGTGTACAAGGGACTTTCCGGCTGCTACGACGCCAAGGGCGGCGACGGCGTCGACCGCCTGATCGCGGCTCTCGCCCGCGCCACGCCCAGCCCCCGCTGA
- a CDS encoding NADH-quinone oxidoreductase subunit A, translating into MLPVLAQADPSGAAAAPGLKVYLPLVLLFVLALGFATLSVLLGPLVGPSRYNKAKLAAYECGIEPSPQPLVGGGRMPVAYYITAMLFILFDIEMVFLYPFAVNANALGVFGLVEIALFIVTVGFAYAYVWRRGGLDWN; encoded by the coding sequence ATGTTGCCCGTGCTGGCGCAGGCCGACCCCAGTGGAGCTGCGGCCGCGCCTGGCCTGAAGGTGTACCTGCCGCTCGTCCTGTTGTTCGTGCTGGCGCTCGGTTTCGCCACCCTGTCGGTGCTGCTGGGCCCGCTCGTCGGCCCCAGCCGCTACAACAAGGCGAAGCTCGCGGCCTATGAATGCGGGATCGAGCCTTCGCCGCAGCCGCTCGTCGGCGGCGGCCGGATGCCGGTGGCGTACTACATCACGGCGATGCTCTTCATCCTGTTCGACATCGAGATGGTGTTCCTCTACCCGTTCGCCGTGAACGCGAACGCGCTCGGTGTGTTCGGCCTGGTGGAGATCGCTCTGTTCATCGTTACGGTCGGGTTCGCGTACGCCTACGTGTGGCGGCGCGGCGGCCTGGATTGGAACTGA
- a CDS encoding NADH-quinone oxidoreductase subunit B family protein → MGLEEKLPNGILLASLEGLVNWARKNSLWPATFGLACCAIEMMTVGGSRYDIARFGMERFSATPRQADLMIVAGRVTQKMAPVLRQIYDQMAEPRWVLAMGVCASSGGMFNNYAVVQGVDHVVPVDMYLPGCPPRPEMLLDAILKLHAKIQDEPINARRAAIRAASGARTELIASSIKYAKK, encoded by the coding sequence ATGGGCCTCGAAGAGAAACTCCCCAACGGCATCCTGCTGGCCAGCCTCGAGGGCCTGGTCAACTGGGCGCGCAAGAACTCGCTGTGGCCCGCCACCTTCGGGCTCGCGTGCTGCGCGATCGAGATGATGACCGTCGGCGGTTCCCGCTACGACATCGCGCGCTTCGGCATGGAGCGCTTCTCCGCCACCCCGCGCCAGGCCGACCTGATGATCGTGGCCGGCCGCGTGACGCAGAAGATGGCGCCCGTCCTGCGCCAGATCTACGACCAGATGGCCGAGCCGCGCTGGGTGCTCGCGATGGGCGTCTGCGCCTCGTCGGGCGGCATGTTCAACAACTACGCCGTGGTGCAGGGCGTCGACCACGTGGTGCCGGTCGACATGTACCTCCCCGGCTGCCCGCCGCGCCCCGAGATGCTGCTCGACGCGATCCTCAAGCTGCACGCCAAGATCCAGGACGAGCCGATCAACGCCCGCCGCGCCGCCATCCGCGCGGCCAGCGGCGCGCGCACCGAGCTGATCGCCTCGTCGATCAAGTACGCGAAGAAGTGA
- a CDS encoding NADH-quinone oxidoreductase subunit C, giving the protein MSPVPDNPETPETPQTPETGGVQSSAERPEAGLEPQGTTPAAPVEPVVAGRARKGMFGVTGSGDTSGYGGVRLPAYSPPPAERPYGGWFDEFADEFYAALADNKVPAAAVLQTTVHRDEITFYVDREHLLEVARVLRDDTGLRFELLSSVSGVDYGVDVPQRLHSVYHFTSMTYRRRIRVEVTLDVDDAHVPSLVGLYPTADWQERETWDMFGIVYDGHPALTRILMPDDWDGHPQRKDYPLGGIPVEYKGAEIPPPDQRRSYS; this is encoded by the coding sequence GTGAGCCCGGTGCCCGACAACCCCGAGACCCCCGAAACTCCGCAGACGCCCGAGACCGGCGGCGTGCAGTCCAGCGCCGAGCGGCCCGAAGCCGGCCTCGAGCCGCAGGGCACCACGCCCGCGGCTCCGGTGGAGCCCGTCGTCGCCGGCCGCGCCCGCAAGGGCATGTTCGGCGTCACCGGCAGCGGTGACACCTCCGGTTACGGCGGCGTGCGCCTGCCCGCCTACAGCCCGCCCCCGGCCGAGCGCCCGTACGGCGGCTGGTTCGACGAGTTCGCCGACGAGTTCTACGCGGCCTTGGCGGACAACAAGGTTCCGGCCGCGGCGGTTCTGCAGACCACGGTCCACCGCGACGAAATCACCTTCTACGTCGACCGCGAGCACCTCCTGGAAGTCGCCCGCGTGCTGCGCGACGACACCGGCCTGCGCTTCGAGCTGCTGAGCTCGGTGTCCGGCGTGGACTACGGCGTGGACGTGCCTCAGCGCCTGCACTCCGTGTACCACTTCACGTCGATGACCTACCGGCGCCGCATCCGCGTCGAGGTCACCCTCGACGTGGACGACGCGCACGTGCCCTCGCTCGTCGGGCTCTACCCGACGGCCGACTGGCAGGAGCGCGAGACCTGGGACATGTTCGGCATCGTCTACGACGGACACCCGGCGCTGACCCGCATCCTCATGCCGGACGACTGGGACGGCCACCCCCAGCGCAAGGACTACCCGCTCGGCGGGATCCCGGTCGAATACAAGGGCGCGGAAATCCCGCCGCCGGACCAGCGGAGGTCGTACTCGTGA
- a CDS encoding NADH-quinone oxidoreductase subunit D, whose product MSEIIDGEEEAFEYADSRDTTEGRVYTVSGGDWDDVVSDAQHDERMVINMGPQHPSTHGVLRLVLEMEGETVTQLRSVIGYLHTGIEKNCEYRTWTQGVTFVTRMDYLAPLSTEMAYCLGVEKLLGIKAPPRAELLRVMLLEINRIGSHLVYIATGGMELGATTAMTLGFREREEVLHLLEHLTGLRMNHAFIRPGGLAQDMPDDFQEKVSAFCKVMDSRLPLYDKLFTGQPIWRNRLKGVGVLPVDACLALGVTGPILRSAGLPWDLRKTEPYSRYDEIEFDVPTSTDADCWARYLIRVEEMHQSLRIIKQVQKMLEPGPVMVEDKKVAWPAQLSIGSDGMGNSLEHVKKIMGQSMESLIHHFKLVTEGFHVPPGQVYSPVESPRGELAAHLVSDGGTRPLRVHVREPSFVNLQSMPAMAEGGLVADVIAAVASIDPVMGGVDR is encoded by the coding sequence ATGTCCGAGATCATCGACGGCGAAGAAGAAGCCTTCGAGTACGCCGACTCGCGCGACACCACCGAAGGCCGCGTCTACACGGTCTCCGGCGGCGACTGGGACGACGTCGTCTCCGACGCGCAGCACGACGAGCGCATGGTCATCAACATGGGCCCGCAGCACCCGTCGACGCACGGCGTGCTCCGGCTCGTGCTGGAGATGGAGGGCGAGACCGTCACGCAGCTGCGGTCGGTCATCGGCTACCTCCACACCGGCATCGAGAAGAACTGCGAATACCGCACCTGGACCCAGGGCGTCACGTTCGTGACTCGCATGGACTACCTCGCGCCGCTGTCCACGGAGATGGCCTACTGCCTCGGCGTGGAGAAGCTGCTGGGCATCAAGGCCCCGCCGCGCGCGGAGCTGCTGCGCGTGATGCTGCTGGAGATCAACCGCATCGGCTCGCACCTGGTCTACATCGCCACCGGCGGCATGGAGCTCGGCGCCACCACGGCGATGACGCTCGGCTTCCGCGAGCGCGAAGAGGTCCTGCACCTGCTGGAGCATCTGACCGGGCTGCGCATGAACCACGCGTTCATCCGCCCCGGCGGCCTCGCGCAGGACATGCCGGACGACTTCCAGGAGAAGGTCTCCGCGTTCTGCAAGGTGATGGACAGCCGTCTTCCCTTGTACGACAAGCTCTTCACCGGCCAGCCGATCTGGCGCAACCGGCTCAAGGGCGTGGGTGTCCTGCCGGTCGACGCGTGCCTCGCGCTCGGCGTCACCGGCCCGATCCTGCGTTCCGCGGGCCTGCCGTGGGACCTGCGCAAGACCGAGCCCTACTCGCGCTACGACGAGATCGAGTTCGACGTCCCCACCTCGACCGACGCCGACTGCTGGGCGCGGTACCTCATCCGTGTCGAGGAGATGCACCAGAGCCTGCGGATCATCAAGCAGGTCCAGAAGATGCTCGAACCGGGCCCGGTCATGGTCGAGGACAAGAAGGTCGCGTGGCCCGCGCAGCTCTCGATCGGCAGCGACGGCATGGGCAACTCGCTCGAGCACGTCAAGAAGATCATGGGCCAGTCGATGGAGTCGCTGATCCACCACTTCAAGCTCGTCACCGAGGGCTTCCACGTGCCGCCGGGCCAGGTGTACTCGCCGGTCGAGTCGCCGCGCGGTGAGCTCGCGGCGCACCTGGTGTCCGACGGCGGCACCCGGCCGCTGCGCGTGCACGTGCGCGAACCGAGTTTCGTGAACCTGCAGTCGATGCCCGCGATGGCCGAGGGCGGGCTGGTGGCCGACGTGATCGCAGCGGTCGCGTCGATCGACCCGGTGATGGGGGGAGTGGACCGATGA
- the nuoE gene encoding NADH-quinone oxidoreductase subunit NuoE — MTYSTAVPEPGPHNAKTTHAAAGADTDVVAIAPDPVAAEGILADNPAVDVFEEDTHTRAKEIIARYPVARSALLPMLHLVQSVQGYVSQEGISFCAKHLDLSDAEVSAVATFYTMYKRRPCGEHLVSVCTNTLCAAMGGEAIYKKLQTHLGSDDAPLGQEETAGTPNEPGSITLEHAECLAACDLAPVIQVNYEYFDNQTPEKAVALVDALQAGKKPAPTRGAPLTDFKGAELQLAGFFPEDEQTYRGDVDGPSQAVETLRGAQIAAERGWTAPATKDVPLPELEKK, encoded by the coding sequence ATGACGTACTCGACGGCAGTTCCGGAGCCGGGGCCGCACAACGCGAAGACGACGCACGCCGCGGCGGGCGCCGACACCGACGTGGTCGCCATCGCACCCGACCCGGTCGCGGCCGAAGGCATCCTGGCCGACAACCCGGCCGTGGACGTGTTCGAAGAGGACACCCACACGCGGGCGAAGGAGATCATCGCCCGCTACCCGGTGGCGCGCTCGGCGCTGCTGCCGATGCTGCACCTCGTGCAGTCGGTGCAGGGGTACGTCAGCCAGGAAGGAATTTCCTTCTGCGCCAAGCACCTCGACCTCTCCGACGCGGAGGTCAGCGCGGTCGCGACGTTCTACACCATGTACAAGCGCCGCCCCTGCGGTGAACACCTGGTGAGCGTCTGCACCAACACGCTGTGCGCGGCGATGGGCGGCGAGGCGATCTACAAGAAGCTCCAGACGCACCTCGGTTCCGACGACGCGCCGCTGGGCCAGGAGGAGACGGCGGGCACGCCGAACGAGCCCGGCTCGATCACGCTGGAGCACGCCGAGTGCCTCGCGGCCTGCGACCTCGCGCCGGTCATCCAGGTCAACTACGAGTACTTCGACAACCAGACGCCGGAGAAGGCGGTGGCGCTGGTCGACGCGCTGCAGGCGGGCAAGAAGCCGGCCCCCACGCGCGGCGCGCCGCTCACGGACTTCAAGGGCGCCGAACTGCAGCTGGCCGGGTTCTTCCCGGAGGACGAACAGACTTACCGCGGGGACGTCGACGGGCCGTCGCAGGCCGTCGAAACCCTGCGCGGGGCCCAGATCGCGGCCGAGCGCGGCTGGACCGCGCCGGCGACGAAGGACGTTCCGCTGCCTGAGTTGGAGAAGAAGTAA
- the nuoF gene encoding NADH-quinone oxidoreductase subunit NuoF, protein MPDPITPVLTKRWLSPNSWRIETYEQLEGYTAARKALAGTPEQLVQVVKDSGLRGRGGAGFPAGVKWSFMPPNFDKPHYLVINADEGEPGTCKDIPLMMADPHSLIEGCIIASYAMRSNHCFIYVRGEALHCIRRLNAAAREAYAKGYLGKNIFGTGYDLELTVHAGAGAYICGEETALLDSLEGRRGQPRLKPPFPAAAGLYAAPTTVNNVETIASAPFIINAGSDWFREMGREKSPGPKIYSISGHVEKPGQYECPLGTTLRELLELAGGMKDGIPLKFWTPGGSSTPMFTAEHLDVPLDFEGAAEAGSMLGTTAVQVFNETVSVPWAVMKWTEFYEHESCGKCTPCREGTYWLAQILERMVEGHGTAEDIDTLLDVCDNILGRSFCALGDGAVSPIQSGIKYFREEFLALCEKNKAAQPELVGAQA, encoded by the coding sequence ATGCCCGATCCCATTACTCCGGTCCTCACGAAGCGCTGGCTGTCGCCGAACTCCTGGCGCATCGAAACCTACGAGCAGCTCGAGGGCTACACGGCCGCGCGCAAGGCGCTCGCCGGCACGCCCGAGCAGCTGGTGCAGGTCGTGAAGGACTCCGGCCTGCGCGGCCGCGGTGGCGCGGGGTTCCCGGCCGGCGTGAAGTGGTCGTTCATGCCGCCGAACTTCGACAAGCCGCACTACCTGGTGATCAACGCCGACGAGGGCGAGCCGGGCACGTGCAAGGACATCCCGCTGATGATGGCCGACCCGCACTCGCTCATCGAGGGCTGCATCATCGCCTCGTACGCGATGCGGTCGAACCACTGCTTCATCTACGTGCGCGGTGAGGCCCTGCACTGCATCCGCCGGCTCAACGCGGCCGCGCGCGAGGCGTACGCGAAGGGCTACCTCGGCAAGAACATCTTCGGCACCGGTTACGACCTGGAGCTGACCGTGCACGCCGGCGCCGGCGCGTACATCTGCGGCGAGGAGACGGCGCTGCTCGACTCGCTGGAAGGCCGTCGCGGCCAGCCCCGCCTGAAGCCGCCGTTCCCCGCGGCCGCCGGCCTCTACGCCGCGCCGACCACGGTGAACAACGTCGAGACCATCGCGAGCGCGCCGTTCATCATCAACGCGGGATCCGACTGGTTCCGCGAGATGGGCCGCGAGAAGTCGCCCGGCCCGAAGATCTACTCGATCTCCGGCCACGTCGAGAAGCCCGGCCAGTACGAGTGCCCGCTCGGCACCACGCTGCGCGAGCTGCTCGAGCTCGCGGGCGGCATGAAGGACGGCATCCCGCTGAAGTTCTGGACGCCGGGTGGCTCGTCCACGCCGATGTTCACCGCCGAGCACCTCGACGTGCCGCTCGACTTCGAGGGCGCGGCCGAGGCCGGCTCGATGCTCGGCACCACGGCGGTGCAAGTCTTCAACGAGACCGTGTCCGTGCCGTGGGCCGTGATGAAGTGGACCGAGTTCTACGAGCACGAGTCCTGCGGAAAGTGCACCCCGTGCCGCGAAGGCACGTACTGGCTCGCGCAGATCCTGGAGCGCATGGTCGAAGGCCACGGCACCGCCGAGGACATCGACACGCTGCTGGACGTCTGCGACAACATCCTCGGCCGCTCGTTCTGCGCCCTGGGTGACGGCGCGGTGTCGCCGATCCAGAGCGGGATTAAGTACTTCCGCGAGGAGTTCCTCGCGCTGTGCGAAAAGAACAAGGCCGCCCAGCCCGAATTGGTGGGAGCTCAGGCATGA